A genomic region of Friedmanniella luteola contains the following coding sequences:
- the selD gene encoding selenide, water dikinase SelD, with protein MSLATQQQTYRLTQYAHGGGCACKIPPGELEKTLAGLTPWTSPDLVVGLETGDDAAVVRIEGGRAVVSTTDFFTAVVDDAYDFGRIAAANALSDIYAMGATPLVALNLVGWPREVLPMELLREVLRGGMDVCREAQVHVAGGQSIDDPEPKYGMAVTGLADPDRLLRNDAAVAGLPVSLSKPLGVGVLNNRHKATGEVFPQAVALMTQLNRAASEAALAAGVRAATDVTGFGLLGHAYKMARASGVTIRLDAAAVPYLDGARAALADGFVSGGTRRNLDWVRPFLDAGADEDELLLLADAQTSGGLLVVGEIPGAPVVGEVVAAGPHPLVVR; from the coding sequence ATGAGCCTGGCGACGCAGCAGCAGACGTACCGGTTGACCCAGTACGCCCACGGGGGCGGGTGCGCCTGCAAGATCCCGCCGGGCGAGCTCGAGAAGACGCTGGCCGGGCTGACCCCCTGGACCTCCCCCGACCTGGTCGTCGGTCTGGAGACCGGGGACGACGCGGCCGTGGTGCGGATCGAGGGCGGCCGGGCGGTGGTCAGCACGACCGACTTCTTCACCGCCGTCGTCGACGACGCCTACGACTTCGGCCGGATCGCCGCCGCCAACGCGCTCTCCGACATCTACGCCATGGGGGCGACGCCGCTGGTCGCGCTGAACCTCGTCGGGTGGCCCCGCGAGGTGCTGCCGATGGAGCTGCTGCGGGAGGTGCTGCGCGGGGGGATGGACGTCTGCCGGGAGGCGCAGGTGCACGTCGCCGGCGGGCAGAGCATCGACGACCCCGAGCCGAAGTACGGGATGGCCGTCACCGGTCTGGCCGACCCGGACCGGCTGCTGCGCAACGACGCGGCCGTCGCCGGGCTGCCGGTCAGCCTGTCCAAGCCGCTCGGCGTCGGCGTGCTGAACAACCGGCACAAGGCGACGGGTGAGGTGTTCCCGCAGGCCGTCGCGCTGATGACGCAGCTGAACCGGGCGGCCTCGGAGGCCGCGCTGGCCGCCGGCGTCCGGGCCGCGACCGACGTCACCGGCTTCGGGCTGCTGGGCCACGCCTACAAGATGGCCCGCGCCTCCGGGGTGACGATCCGGCTGGACGCGGCGGCCGTGCCCTACCTGGACGGGGCCCGCGCGGCCCTGGCCGACGGCTTCGTCAGCGGCGGCACCCGGCGCAACCTGGACTGGGTCCGGCCCTTCCTCGACGCCGGCGCGGACGAGGACGAGCTGCTGCTGCTGGCCGACGCCCAGACCAGCGGTGGGCTGCTCGTCGTCGGGGAGATCCCGGGGGCGCCGGTCGTCGGCGAGGTGGTGGCCGCCGGGCCGCACCCGCTGGTCGTGCGCTGA
- the fdh gene encoding formate dehydrogenase produces MDIRKTFLEWPVLRQLTGKDPLGRGSAVQSERTRNLTPRTKTADRVVQSVCPYCAVGCGQRVFVKDEHVVQIEGDPDSPVSRGRLCPKGSASEQLVNAPGRATTMLYRRPRSTSWEKIGVDEATDMIADRMVESRRQRWQDTDAEGRPVRRTMGIAALGGATLDNEENYLIKKLFTALGAIQIENQARIUHSATVPSLGASFGRGGATGFLQDLQKADCIVIQGSNMAECHPVGFQWVMEAKARGAKVIHIDPRFTRTSAVADTHVPIRAGSDIVFLGAVINYILSNEKYFHEYVLAYTNAATLVSEDFVDADDLDGVFSGYDPETGTYDTTSWSYEGQDDATASDSSSGAGDEGTESESSRGAGHELGGHGAAMDPSNIKRDETLQHPRSVFQVLKRHYARYTPEMVQETCGISPEQLLEVCEAVTENSGRERTTTWVYSVGWTHHTVGVQYIRGSAIIQLLLGNMGRPGGGILALRGHASIQGSTDIPTLFNLLPGYLPMPKAGPHDSLDEYVAEIASPDQKGFWVNAKTYTVNLLKAWWGDAATEENDYAFSYIPKLTGDHGTYATVMSMLRDEIDGYFLLGQNPAVGSAHGKMQRMGLSHLKWLVVRDLNMIESATFWKDGPEIETGELKTDEIDTEVFFFPAAAHVEKGGTFTQTQRMLQWHHKAVDPPGDAQSELEFFYLLGQKIRARLAGSTDERDRPILDLTWDYPLDESGEISADAVLREINGYHLAGEKAGQMLNTFNEMKPDGTTSGGCWIYTGVYADGVNQSMRRKPGREQSWVAPEWGWAWPMNRRILYNRAAADPDGKPWSERKAYVWWDEEQQKWTGHDVPDFEVGKAPSYRPPKGASGPAGLAGDDPFIMQADGKGWLYAPSGLLDGPLPVHYEPQESPISNPMSRQQSNPTRELFPRQDNLQNPSGDEPGSELYPYVFTTYRLTEHHTAGGMSRWQSHLAELQPEFFCEVSPELARERGLVNNGWATIISARTAIEAKVLVTERVAPLRAGGKTIHQIGLPYHWGVGSDALVTGDSANDLFGVTLDPNVHIQETKVGSCDIQPGRRPRGAALLDYVAAHRERAHVTLATGNQQRTPPEGADGKHASRDGDHGHSSQGQVAEGHAPSGQYLNPQSEDGTS; encoded by the coding sequence CCGTGGCTCGGCCGTGCAGTCGGAGCGCACCCGCAACCTGACGCCGCGCACCAAGACGGCTGACCGCGTCGTGCAGAGCGTCTGCCCCTACTGCGCCGTGGGTTGCGGGCAGCGGGTGTTCGTGAAGGACGAGCACGTGGTCCAGATCGAGGGCGACCCGGACTCGCCCGTCTCCCGCGGGCGCCTGTGCCCGAAGGGGTCGGCCAGCGAGCAGCTCGTGAACGCCCCGGGCCGGGCCACGACGATGCTCTACCGCCGCCCCCGAAGCACCTCCTGGGAGAAGATCGGCGTCGACGAGGCCACCGACATGATCGCCGACCGGATGGTCGAGTCCCGCCGCCAACGCTGGCAGGACACCGACGCCGAGGGTCGTCCGGTGCGCCGGACGATGGGGATCGCCGCCCTGGGCGGCGCGACCCTGGACAACGAAGAGAACTACCTGATCAAGAAGCTCTTCACCGCGCTGGGCGCCATACAGATCGAGAACCAGGCCCGTATTTGACACAGTGCGACGGTTCCCAGTCTGGGAGCCTCGTTCGGCCGTGGCGGCGCCACCGGCTTCCTGCAGGACCTCCAGAAGGCTGACTGCATCGTCATCCAGGGCTCCAACATGGCCGAGTGCCATCCCGTGGGGTTCCAGTGGGTGATGGAGGCGAAGGCCCGGGGGGCCAAGGTCATCCACATCGACCCGCGCTTCACGCGCACGTCGGCCGTGGCGGACACGCACGTCCCGATCCGGGCCGGCAGCGACATCGTCTTCCTCGGCGCCGTCATCAACTACATCCTCAGCAACGAGAAGTACTTCCACGAGTACGTGCTCGCCTACACGAACGCGGCCACGCTGGTCAGCGAGGACTTCGTCGACGCAGACGACCTCGACGGCGTCTTCTCCGGCTACGACCCCGAGACCGGCACCTACGACACCACCAGCTGGTCCTACGAGGGCCAGGACGACGCCACGGCCAGCGACAGCAGCAGCGGCGCGGGTGACGAGGGCACGGAGTCCGAGAGCAGCCGGGGCGCCGGCCACGAGCTGGGCGGCCACGGTGCCGCCATGGACCCGAGCAACATCAAGCGGGACGAGACCCTGCAGCACCCCCGCTCGGTCTTCCAGGTGCTGAAGCGGCACTACGCCCGCTACACCCCGGAGATGGTGCAGGAGACCTGCGGCATCAGCCCCGAGCAGCTGCTCGAGGTGTGCGAGGCGGTGACCGAGAACAGCGGCCGCGAGCGCACCACCACGTGGGTCTACTCGGTCGGCTGGACGCACCACACCGTGGGTGTGCAGTACATCCGCGGCTCGGCCATCATCCAGCTGCTGCTGGGCAACATGGGCCGTCCGGGCGGCGGGATCCTCGCGCTGCGCGGCCACGCCAGCATCCAGGGCTCGACCGACATCCCGACCCTGTTCAACCTGCTGCCCGGCTACCTGCCGATGCCGAAGGCCGGACCGCACGACTCCCTCGACGAGTACGTCGCGGAGATCGCGAGCCCCGACCAGAAGGGCTTCTGGGTCAACGCCAAGACCTACACCGTCAACCTGCTCAAGGCCTGGTGGGGTGACGCCGCGACCGAGGAGAACGACTACGCGTTCTCCTACATCCCGAAGCTGACCGGCGACCACGGCACCTACGCGACCGTGATGTCGATGCTGCGGGACGAGATCGACGGCTACTTCCTGCTGGGCCAGAACCCGGCCGTCGGCTCGGCGCACGGGAAGATGCAGCGGATGGGCCTGTCCCACCTGAAGTGGCTGGTGGTCCGGGACCTGAACATGATCGAGTCGGCGACGTTCTGGAAGGACGGCCCGGAGATCGAGACGGGCGAGCTGAAGACCGACGAGATCGACACCGAGGTCTTCTTCTTCCCGGCGGCGGCGCACGTGGAGAAGGGCGGCACGTTCACCCAGACCCAGCGGATGCTGCAGTGGCACCACAAGGCGGTCGACCCGCCCGGTGACGCGCAGAGCGAGCTGGAGTTCTTCTACCTGCTGGGTCAGAAGATCCGTGCCCGGCTGGCCGGCTCGACCGACGAGCGCGACCGCCCGATCCTCGACCTGACGTGGGACTACCCGCTGGACGAGTCCGGGGAGATCTCGGCCGACGCCGTGCTGCGCGAGATCAACGGCTACCACCTGGCCGGGGAGAAGGCCGGCCAGATGCTCAACACCTTCAACGAGATGAAGCCGGACGGCACCACCAGCGGCGGTTGCTGGATCTACACCGGCGTCTACGCCGACGGGGTGAACCAGTCGATGCGGCGCAAGCCTGGCCGCGAGCAGTCCTGGGTCGCGCCCGAGTGGGGCTGGGCCTGGCCGATGAACCGCCGGATCCTCTACAACCGCGCGGCGGCGGACCCGGACGGCAAGCCCTGGAGCGAGCGCAAGGCCTACGTCTGGTGGGACGAGGAGCAGCAGAAGTGGACCGGGCACGACGTCCCGGACTTCGAGGTCGGCAAGGCTCCCTCCTACCGGCCGCCGAAGGGCGCGTCCGGTCCGGCCGGGCTGGCCGGGGACGACCCGTTCATCATGCAGGCGGACGGGAAGGGCTGGCTCTACGCGCCCAGCGGGCTGCTCGACGGCCCCCTGCCGGTGCACTACGAGCCGCAGGAGTCGCCCATCAGCAACCCGATGTCGCGGCAGCAGTCCAACCCGACCCGCGAGCTCTTCCCGCGCCAGGACAACCTGCAGAACCCCTCGGGGGACGAGCCCGGCTCGGAGCTCTACCCCTACGTGTTCACCACCTACCGGTTGACCGAGCACCACACCGCGGGCGGCATGAGCCGCTGGCAGTCCCACCTGGCCGAGCTCCAACCGGAGTTCTTCTGCGAGGTCTCCCCGGAGCTGGCCCGGGAGCGCGGCCTGGTGAACAACGGCTGGGCGACGATCATCAGCGCCCGGACGGCGATCGAGGCCAAGGTGCTGGTCACCGAGCGGGTGGCCCCGCTGCGGGCCGGCGGCAAGACGATCCACCAGATCGGGCTGCCGTACCACTGGGGCGTCGGGAGCGACGCCCTGGTCACCGGGGACTCCGCCAACGACCTCTTCGGCGTCACGCTCGACCCGAACGTGCACATCCAGGAGACGAAGGTCGGTTCCTGCGACATCCAGCCGGGTCGGCGCCCCCGCGGCGCCGCGCTGCTGGACTACGTCGCCGCCCACCGGGAGCGGGCCCACGTCACGCTTGCGACCGGCAACCAGCAGCGGACGCCACCCGAGGGTGCGGACGGCAAGCACGCCAGCCGCGACGGGGACCACGGCCACTCCTCGCAGGGCCAGGTCGCCGAAGGTCACGCCCCGAGCGGCCAGTACCTGAACCCCCAGAGCGAGGACGGAACCTCATGA
- a CDS encoding MSMEG_6728 family protein: MQTFVPFVDFVESARALDTKRLGKQRVEVIQIVRALTVPGYAWKSHPAVLMWQGYEEALGRYGLAMCEVWLERGFGDTCAATIAADLATFGVPHIRSEAELREAGLLPPWLFDDAVRESHRSALVRKEPAFYRASFPDVRPDLEYVWPVRSPAVVEREEKQRQNALKRRERAEQKILAELAAAQRKRSAAAKKAARTRAANAAARKRAAASEPDA, encoded by the coding sequence ATGCAGACCTTCGTCCCCTTCGTCGACTTCGTGGAGTCGGCGCGCGCGCTCGACACCAAGCGGCTGGGCAAGCAGCGCGTCGAGGTGATCCAGATCGTCCGGGCGCTGACCGTGCCCGGCTACGCCTGGAAGTCGCACCCGGCCGTGCTGATGTGGCAGGGCTACGAGGAGGCGCTCGGCCGGTACGGGCTCGCCATGTGCGAGGTGTGGCTCGAGCGCGGCTTCGGCGACACCTGCGCCGCGACGATCGCGGCCGACCTGGCCACCTTCGGCGTCCCGCACATCCGCTCGGAGGCGGAGCTGCGGGAGGCCGGCCTGCTGCCGCCGTGGCTGTTCGACGACGCCGTCCGGGAGAGCCACCGGTCGGCGCTCGTCCGCAAGGAGCCGGCGTTCTACCGCGCCTCGTTCCCCGACGTGCGGCCCGACCTCGAGTACGTCTGGCCGGTCCGCTCGCCCGCCGTCGTCGAGCGCGAGGAGAAGCAGCGCCAGAACGCCCTCAAGCGCCGGGAGCGGGCGGAGCAGAAGATCCTCGCCGAGCTGGCCGCCGCCCAGCGGAAGCGCAGTGCCGCGGCCAAGAAGGCGGCCAGGACCCGCGCCGCCAACGCCGCGGCCAGGAAGCGCGCGGCAGCGTCCGAGCCGGACGCCTGA
- the nrfD gene encoding NrfD/PsrC family molybdoenzyme membrane anchor subunit gives MSTGEYEKGEQAVGSAANPDINEDGPKNTADDISAIPGSAGGTSAAATAERTAGGDRGSAGPGQSPRVGEHLRGGQEHGAGQVSDAGRGTPPGDGSRRRGGGGRRKRRAEEQMVPDATFTSYYGRPVVKAAPWETAIPLYLFMGGIAGGSSLLAAGADLTGRPTLRRAARISATGAISVSLAALVADLGRPERFLNMLRVFKPTSPMSVGTWILTAYGPGAVVAGAAEVAKLLPVRFGILSTLLDWAARPAGLAAAAFAPGVASYTAVLLTNTSTPAWHDAHRELPFVFVGSAAAASGGLGMLLSPLSESGPARLFAVAGAAVELAVEHRMEHSMGLSAEVLHTGTPGRLMTASKVLTAAGALGALLVGRRSRVGAGLSGVALLAASACTRFGVFEAGPASVHDPKYTIVPQRERLDRRRAAEAAARDADAAPPTT, from the coding sequence ATGAGCACCGGGGAGTACGAGAAGGGCGAGCAGGCCGTCGGCTCGGCCGCCAACCCGGACATCAACGAGGACGGTCCGAAGAACACCGCCGACGACATCAGTGCGATCCCGGGGTCGGCCGGCGGGACCAGCGCGGCCGCCACGGCTGAGCGCACCGCTGGCGGCGACCGGGGCAGCGCCGGACCCGGCCAGAGCCCGCGCGTCGGCGAGCACCTGCGGGGCGGCCAGGAGCACGGGGCCGGTCAGGTCAGCGACGCCGGCCGCGGGACCCCGCCGGGCGACGGCTCGCGGCGCCGCGGCGGCGGGGGTCGACGCAAGCGCCGTGCCGAGGAGCAGATGGTCCCGGACGCGACCTTCACCTCCTACTACGGCCGCCCGGTCGTCAAGGCCGCCCCCTGGGAGACGGCGATCCCGCTGTACCTCTTCATGGGCGGCATCGCCGGCGGCTCGTCGCTGCTGGCCGCCGGCGCGGACCTGACCGGACGGCCGACCCTGCGACGCGCGGCCCGGATCAGTGCCACCGGGGCGATCAGCGTCAGCCTCGCCGCCCTGGTGGCCGACCTCGGTCGGCCCGAGCGGTTCCTCAACATGCTCCGGGTGTTCAAGCCGACGTCGCCGATGTCGGTCGGCACCTGGATCCTCACCGCCTACGGCCCGGGCGCCGTCGTCGCCGGGGCGGCCGAGGTGGCCAAGCTGCTGCCGGTCCGCTTCGGGATCCTCAGCACGCTGCTCGACTGGGCCGCCCGCCCCGCCGGCCTGGCCGCCGCCGCCTTCGCGCCCGGGGTGGCGTCCTACACCGCCGTGCTGCTGACCAACACCTCCACCCCGGCGTGGCACGACGCGCACCGCGAGCTCCCCTTCGTCTTCGTCGGTTCCGCCGCCGCGGCGTCCGGCGGGCTGGGCATGCTGCTGTCCCCGCTGTCGGAGTCCGGGCCCGCCCGGCTCTTCGCCGTCGCCGGCGCGGCGGTCGAGCTGGCCGTCGAGCACCGGATGGAGCACTCGATGGGGCTGTCGGCCGAGGTGCTGCACACCGGGACCCCGGGTCGGCTGATGACCGCCAGCAAGGTGCTGACCGCCGCCGGCGCCCTCGGCGCGCTGCTGGTCGGTCGCCGGAGCCGGGTCGGTGCCGGCCTCTCGGGTGTGGCCCTGCTGGCCGCCTCGGCCTGCACCCGGTTCGGCGTCTTCGAGGCCGGGCCCGCGTCCGTCCACGACCCCAAGTACACGATCGTCCCGCAGCGGGAGCGGCTCGACCGGCGCCGGGCAGCGGAAGCCGCCGCCCGGGACGCCGACGCCGCCCCGCCCACCACCTAG
- a CDS encoding 4Fe-4S dicluster domain-containing protein, with product MSPYGDPAHQGTGHSHADPGDGHLGLDQAFTSAGPSGPAAHAGWEAPPPRKGFFTDTSICIGCKACEVACKEWNGVPQDGIYELLGSSYDNTGALGASTWRHVEFIEQRKPLGNQDNGITIGVPETVLGPDVSLKEMVEGNPLDALRLAQGPGQGAQGMVDLGMPAFDLPSASPDAGERTDFRWLMASNVCKHCTNAGCLDVCPTGALFRTEFGTVVVQDDICNGCGYCVAGCPFGVIDRRIGEKAPLFGHSDKPTTKNAGIAQKCTLCYDRLLDDQVPACAKACPTQSIQFGDVDELRERAEKRVADLQAAGVMNAQLYAEDPEGGVGGAGAFFLLLDEPEVYGFPPDPIVTTADLPRMWKHAGLAALGLLAAAAVAFTGARR from the coding sequence ATGAGCCCGTACGGCGATCCCGCCCACCAGGGCACCGGCCACAGCCACGCCGACCCGGGCGACGGGCACCTCGGGCTCGACCAGGCCTTCACCTCGGCGGGTCCCTCCGGTCCGGCCGCGCACGCCGGGTGGGAGGCCCCGCCGCCGCGCAAGGGCTTCTTCACCGACACCTCGATCTGCATCGGCTGCAAGGCCTGCGAGGTGGCCTGCAAGGAGTGGAACGGGGTGCCGCAGGACGGCATCTACGAGCTGCTCGGGAGCTCCTACGACAACACCGGCGCGCTGGGCGCGAGCACCTGGCGCCACGTCGAGTTCATCGAGCAGCGCAAGCCGCTGGGGAACCAGGACAACGGCATCACCATCGGCGTGCCGGAGACGGTGCTCGGGCCCGACGTGTCGCTGAAGGAGATGGTCGAGGGCAACCCCCTGGACGCCCTCCGGCTGGCCCAGGGCCCGGGGCAGGGCGCCCAGGGCATGGTCGACCTCGGGATGCCGGCGTTCGACCTGCCCAGCGCCTCCCCGGACGCCGGTGAGCGGACCGACTTCCGCTGGCTGATGGCGTCCAACGTCTGCAAGCACTGCACCAACGCCGGCTGCCTCGACGTCTGCCCGACGGGCGCGCTGTTCCGCACCGAGTTCGGCACCGTCGTCGTGCAGGACGACATCTGCAACGGCTGCGGTTACTGCGTCGCGGGCTGCCCGTTCGGCGTCATCGACCGGCGGATCGGTGAGAAGGCCCCGCTGTTCGGCCACTCCGACAAGCCGACGACGAAGAACGCCGGCATCGCCCAGAAGTGTACGCTGTGCTACGACCGGCTGCTCGACGACCAGGTCCCGGCCTGCGCCAAGGCGTGCCCGACCCAGTCGATCCAGTTCGGCGACGTGGACGAGCTCCGCGAGCGGGCCGAGAAGCGGGTCGCGGACCTGCAGGCCGCCGGGGTCATGAACGCCCAGCTCTACGCCGAGGACCCGGAAGGCGGCGTCGGCGGGGCCGGGGCGTTCTTCCTGCTGCTGGACGAGCCCGAGGTCTACGGCTTCCCGCCCGACCCCATCGTCACGACCGCCGACCTGCCGCGGATGTGGAAGCACGCCGGGCTGGCCGCCCTGGGGCTGCTGGCGGCGGCCGCCGTCGCCTTCACCGGGGCCCGTCGATGA
- a CDS encoding DNA-formamidopyrimidine glycosylase family protein produces the protein MPEGHTLHRLAGELQELVGERVSAASPQGRFPAAAVDGAVVAAVEAYGKHLLVDLAEHPTVHVHLGMRGKLLRFAPVTGAPMPQVRLRLATADVAWDLIAPSTCEPLDAAGRERLLAGLGPDPLRAGPLHPDILPRGADAAEARRRLRASRGSVGVALMDQSVLAGVGNVFRAEILHALRIAPERPASRVSDTEFDALWSGLAAMMGQAVEDGRIITVDVPAGEDRLAVPEAVSRRVYRRDACADCGTPVVTTTLQGRTSYACPRCQPD, from the coding sequence GTGCCCGAGGGCCACACGCTGCACCGGCTCGCCGGTGAGCTGCAGGAGCTGGTGGGCGAGCGGGTGTCGGCCGCCTCACCGCAGGGCCGGTTCCCGGCCGCGGCGGTCGACGGGGCGGTCGTCGCCGCCGTCGAGGCGTACGGCAAGCACCTGCTGGTGGACCTGGCGGAGCACCCCACGGTGCACGTGCACCTCGGGATGCGGGGCAAGCTGCTGCGCTTCGCCCCCGTCACCGGGGCGCCGATGCCTCAGGTCCGGCTCCGGCTGGCCACGGCGGACGTGGCCTGGGACCTGATCGCCCCCAGCACCTGCGAGCCGCTCGACGCGGCCGGCCGGGAGCGGCTGCTCGCCGGGCTGGGTCCCGACCCCCTGCGCGCCGGCCCCCTGCACCCCGACATCTTGCCCCGGGGCGCCGACGCGGCCGAGGCCCGCCGCCGGCTCCGGGCCTCCCGCGGGAGCGTCGGTGTCGCGCTGATGGACCAGTCGGTGCTGGCCGGGGTGGGCAACGTCTTCCGGGCCGAGATCCTGCACGCGCTGCGGATCGCCCCCGAGCGGCCGGCGTCGCGGGTCAGCGACACGGAGTTCGACGCGCTCTGGTCCGGGCTGGCGGCGATGATGGGCCAGGCCGTCGAGGACGGCCGGATCATCACCGTGGACGTCCCCGCCGGTGAGGACCGGCTGGCCGTGCCGGAGGCCGTCTCCCGCCGGGTCTACAGGCGCGACGCGTGCGCCGACTGCGGGACGCCGGTCGTCACCACGACCCTGCAGGGGCGGACGTCCTACGCCTGCCCGCGCTGCCAGCCCGACTGA
- a CDS encoding L-lactate MFS transporter produces MSTAANAGTRTGTAGDNPTKGRWGLVIAALLLQLSLGAVYAWSVFSSALQKAEPWQLSKPEATVPFEVAIGMIFIGTYLGGRIQDRRGPRTVAVIGAVVYGLGVIVASFARDADQLWLLVLGYGVLAGFGLGLAYIVPIAMLQKWFPDKRGLITGLAVGGFGFGAVITAPIAQALVRRSPDEPTSVFLPLGIAYLVFSVAGALFFRNPPEGYTVPGYEPATSGKVVDSGRDYTQGEALRTWQWYALTAILTLAVLAGISFISQAAASFTDIAGYTALAAASAVGFLGLFNGAGRIFWAAISGRIGRMPTFIAILALEGVCLLLIPHVHNALLFFVLCAVVYLCYGGAFGTMPATAGDFFGVKNAGAIYGLMLIGWSLGGVVGPLIAAALIGGDKNYTTAYTTIGIIALVAIVLPLVTRLPRTRTDASEGSLGASSRR; encoded by the coding sequence ATGAGCACCGCCGCCAACGCTGGAACCAGGACCGGCACCGCCGGCGACAACCCCACGAAGGGCCGCTGGGGGCTGGTCATCGCCGCGCTGCTGCTGCAGCTGTCGCTGGGCGCCGTCTACGCCTGGAGCGTCTTCAGCTCCGCGCTGCAGAAGGCCGAGCCCTGGCAGCTGAGCAAGCCCGAGGCCACCGTCCCGTTCGAGGTCGCCATCGGGATGATCTTCATCGGCACCTACCTCGGCGGGCGCATCCAGGACCGCCGCGGCCCGCGCACCGTCGCGGTCATCGGCGCCGTGGTCTACGGCCTGGGCGTGATCGTCGCGTCCTTCGCCCGCGACGCGGACCAGCTCTGGCTGCTGGTCCTCGGCTACGGCGTGCTGGCGGGCTTCGGTCTCGGCCTGGCCTACATCGTGCCGATCGCCATGCTGCAGAAGTGGTTCCCCGACAAGCGCGGGCTGATCACCGGCCTCGCCGTCGGCGGCTTCGGGTTCGGCGCCGTCATCACCGCCCCGATCGCGCAGGCGCTGGTGCGGCGGAGCCCGGACGAGCCGACCTCGGTCTTCCTGCCCCTGGGAATCGCCTACCTGGTGTTCTCGGTCGCCGGAGCCCTGTTCTTCCGCAACCCGCCCGAGGGCTACACCGTGCCCGGCTACGAGCCCGCCACCAGCGGCAAGGTCGTCGACAGCGGCCGGGACTACACCCAGGGCGAGGCCCTGCGCACCTGGCAGTGGTACGCGCTGACGGCCATCCTCACCCTCGCCGTGCTCGCCGGCATCTCCTTCATCTCCCAGGCCGCGGCCAGCTTCACCGACATCGCGGGGTACACGGCCCTGGCTGCCGCCAGCGCCGTGGGCTTCCTGGGGCTGTTCAACGGGGCGGGCCGGATCTTCTGGGCCGCCATCTCCGGACGGATCGGCCGGATGCCCACCTTCATCGCGATCCTGGCCCTCGAGGGCGTCTGCCTCCTGCTCATCCCGCACGTCCACAACGCGCTGCTGTTCTTCGTCCTCTGCGCCGTCGTCTACCTCTGCTACGGCGGCGCCTTCGGCACCATGCCGGCCACCGCGGGCGACTTCTTCGGCGTCAAGAACGCCGGCGCCATCTACGGCCTGATGCTGATCGGCTGGAGCCTCGGCGGCGTCGTCGGGCCGCTGATCGCTGCTGCGCTCATCGGCGGGGACAAGAACTACACGACCGCCTACACCACCATCGGGATCATCGCGCTGGTCGCGATCGTGCTGCCGCTGGTGACCCGGCTGCCCCGGACCCGGACCGACGCCTCCGAGGGCAGCCTGGGAGCCTCCTCGCGCCGCTGA